One window of Oncorhynchus kisutch isolate 150728-3 linkage group LG25, Okis_V2, whole genome shotgun sequence genomic DNA carries:
- the LOC109875701 gene encoding ATP-sensitive inward rectifier potassium channel 12-like encodes MSVGRINRYSIVSSEEEALRLTNMHSSSGGGMNGFGNGKIHTRRKVRNRFVKKNGQCNVQFANMEDKSSRYMADLFTTCVDIRWRYMLVLFTLVFVLSWLAFGLAFWVIALLHGDLDNPAGDDNFTPCVLQVNGFVAAFLFSIETQSTIGYGYRCVTEECPVAVFMVVFQSIISCIIDCFMIGAIMAKMARPKKRARTLLFSHNAVISLRDSKLCLMWRVGNLRKSHIVEAHVRAQLIKPRITDEGEYIPLDQVDINVGFDKGLDRIFLVSPITIIHEINEDSPLYGIRKNDLDTADFEIVVILEGMVEATAMTTQARSSYLATEVLWGYRFEPVLFEEKNLYKVDYSHFHKTYEVPSTPCCSAKDMVENKFLVPTSNSFCYENELAFLSRDEDEEEEVVGMGMGSGSFRALANLNSPDRNNRHEFERLQTTRGLDQRSYRRESEI; translated from the coding sequence ATGAGCGTTGGGCGGATCAACCGTTACAGCATCGTGTCGTCCGAGGAGGAGGCACTGCGCCTCACCAATATGCACAGCAGCAGCGGTGGCGGCATGAACGGCTTCGGCAACGGCAAGATCCACACACGCCGTAAGGTCCGCAACCGCTTTGTCAAGAAAAATGGCCAGTGCAACGTGCAGTTCGCCAACATGGAGGACAAGTCATCTCGCTACATGGCCGACCTTTTCACCACGTGCGTGGACATCCGTTGGCGCTACATGCTGGTGCTGTTCACACTGGTGTTCGTGCTGTCCTGGCTGGCCTTTGGCCTGGCCTTCTGGGTTATAGCATTGCTCCACGGCGACCTGGACAACCCGGCCGGAGACGACAACTTCACACCTTGCGTCCTGCAGGTCAACGGCTTCGTGGCCGCCTTCCTGTTCTCCATCGAGACCCAGTCAACCATCGGCTACGGCTACCGCTGTGTGACAGAGGAGTGTCCGGTCGCTGTGTTCATGGTGGTCTTCCAGTCCATCATTAGCTGCATCATCGACTGCTTCATGATCGGAGCCATCATGGCCAAGATGGCAAGGCCCAAGAAACGTGCGCGGACACTACTGTTCAGCCACAACGCAGTGATCTCTTTGCGCGACAGCAAGCTGTGCCTCATGTGGAGGGTGGGGAACCTAAGGAAGAGTCACATCGTAGAGGCCCATGTCAGAGCTCAGCTCATCAAACCACGGATCACTGACGAAGGGGAGTACATCCCCCTGGACCAAGTAGACATCAATGTGGGCTTTGACAAAGGCCTAGACAGGATTTTCTTGGTTTCTCCCATTACGATTATCCATGAGATCAATGAGGATAGTCCACTCTATGGGATCAGGAAAAATGACCTGGATACGGCGGATTTTGAGATCGTGGTCATACTGGAAGGGATGGTCGAGGCAACCGCCATGACCACGCAGgcccgcagctcctacctggccACGGAGGTACTGTGGGGTTACCGGTTCGAGCCAGTGCTCTTCGAGGAGAAGAACTTGTACAAGGTGGATTACTCTCACTTTCACAAGACCTACGAGGTACCGTCCACCCCGTGCTGCAGTGCCAAGGACATGGTGGAGAACAAGTTCCTGGTGCCCACCTCCAACTCCTTCTGTTACGAGAACGAGCTGGCCTTTCTCAGCcgggatgaggatgaggaagaggaggtggtgggcATGGGCATGGGCAGTGGTTCGTTCAGAGCGTTGGCCAACCTGAACAGTCCGGACCGGAACAATCGACACGAGTTTGAGCGGCTACAGACCACCAGGGGACTGGACCAAAGGTCGTACCGCAGGGAGTCGGAGATATGA